AATATTATCGATATTGCTGCTGCTTCAAAAATTTCCAAAAAGCATAACGTACTATTGGCAGTCGATAATACGTTTGCTACACCTTATTTGCAGCAACCTTTGGATCTTGGTGCAGATATTGTTATGCATTCTGCAACTAAATATCTTGGTGGACATAGTGATTTGGTCATGGGAGCTTTAATAGTAAAAGATCAAGACTTGGCTAAAAAACTATATTTTATACAAAATGCTAGTGGAGCAATCTGTGGTCCTCAAGATGCTTTTTTAGCTTTACGCGGAATAAAAACATTACACGTTAGGATGCAGCGTCATTGTGAAAATGGTAAGGCTGTAGCCGAATTTTTAAAGTCGCATCCTAAAGTTGAAACTGTCTATTGGCCAGGATTTGATACGCATCCAAATCATACCATTGCCAAACAACAAATGAGAGATTTTGGAGGTATGGTTAGCTTTGTTACTAAAGGAAATAATTATGATCAAGCAATTAAATTTGTTGAAAACCTTAAAGTATTTACACTAGCCGAATCCCTAGGTGGTGTCGAGTCGCTTTGTGGACATCCAGCAAGTATGACGCATGCTAGTATACCAAAAGCAGAACGCGAAAAAATTGGTGTTGTTGATAGTATGATAAGGCTAAGTGTTGGAATAGAAGATGCTGAAGATTTAATTAATGATTTACAACAAGCCTTAGGTTGATATCTAGGCTGTAAACACAAAAAAAAGGTCAAGTTAAAAACTTGACCTTTTTTTATATTGCTATTTGATTAATTAATCAAGATAATAAATGTATCCTACATTTAACCAAACTAACCAATCATTATATTTGTTATATTCTAACTGGTGGTTTAAACCATCAATCCAATCGTTAAAATAATATTGACCTCTAAGGTCTAACATTAAGTCAGAAATTGTATTTAATTTATATCTTACACCAATACTTGAAACTACAGACCAAGTAGAACCACCACTAACATCAATAGGATTTTCTAAAGGAGGTCTAGACCAAGGGTTATAAAAATTATTTAAGTTATTAATATTTCCAGGATCACCTTCGCCAAGGTATGACGTACTAACTTTAGGATTAAAAGACACATAATGCGCACCTAAACTAACAAATGGAGCAAGTCGGTAACCAAACGCTTGAAAAGATCTAATGCTTAACGGAAAATACTCTAATTGCATTCCAATATCAAAATTATTGGCTTCACCAGAGTGTGCTCTTAATCTATCTGCATCAGCACTAGTTTGTTCTGGTTGAACAAATAAACCATGATGATCTAGTTTGGTTTTGTTGTAAGAAATTTCGGTGCGTAGTTTAAAGTGGTCGTTAAAATAATTGTCTGTCGTATAGCAATTACAATCTGCTTGATAAGCAAAATTAATATAATGTACTAATCCAATACCAAAACCAGTGTTACCAGAGTTAGTTGAAAAATCATTTCGTTCTCCAAAATCAGATTTAAAAGCAACAGGTCCAGTAATTATCCCAATTTCATGAGAGAAGCCTAACTGAGAAAATGCGTTACTAGTACTTAACAATATAAGTATGACTAGTATCAATTGTTTAAGGTTAAACATAATAAGGCTATGGTTTAGAGGCTATTTATTAAGCAAATATATAAAATCACGACGAACATACAAATTTTACAGATAACACGTAGCCTTTTATTTTAAATTTTAATATTTATTAATTCTACTATAACGTTTGCGAAAATTAAAAAAAAATAGGTGTACAAATAAAGATAATGTATCTTTGTATCACATTTTTATGGATTGTATAACACTATCGTAATTATTTACATAATGAAAGATAAAATTGAAGCATTTTTAGATTTAGTAAAGCAAAAAAATGGCAATGAGCCAGAGTTTTTACAAGCAGTACACGAAGTTGCAGAAACTGTAATTCCGTTTATAGAAGAAAATCCAAAATATCAAGGTAAGATGTTGTTAGAGCGTATGGTAGAGCCAGAACGCACAATAATTTTTAGAGTACCTTGGATTGATGATAAAGGAAATACACAAGTTAACAGAGCTTTTAGAGTTGAGTTTAACTCGGCAATTGGGCCATACAAAGGTGGATTGCGTTTTCATCCATCAGTAAACCTAAGTATTTTAAAATTCTTAGGATTTGAACAATTATTCAAAAACTCTCTTACAACTTTGCCAATGGGTGGAGGAAAAGGAGGAAGTGATTTTGACCCTAAAGGAAAAAGCGATAACGAGGTCATGCGTTTTTGTCAATCGTTTATGACTGAATTATTTAGACATATTGGAGCAAATACAGACGTGCCAGCAGGTGATATAGGAGTTGGTGGACGTGAGATAGGATACATGTTTGGACAATACAAACGTTTAAAAAACGAATTTACAGGAGTATTAACTGGTAAAGGATTATCTTATGGTGGATCTTTAATCAGACCAGAAGCTACTGGTTATGGTACAGTATACTTTGCAAAAAACATGTTAGCAACTAAAAACGATTCATTTAAAGGTAAGACAGTTGTTATCTCTGGATCAGGAAATGTTGCACAATATGCTTGTGAAAAAGCAACCGAGTTAGGAGGTAAGGTAGTAACTATGTCAGATTCTTCTGGATATATTTATGATAAAGATGGTATTGATGCAGATAAATTAGCATATATCATGGAAATCAAAAATGTTAATAGAGGTAGAATTAGTGAATATGTAGATAAGTATAGCTCAGCAACCTTCCATGAAGGAGAAAGACCTTGGAGTGTTAAATGTGATATTGCTATGCCTTGTGCTACGCAAAATGAGTTAGACAAATCTGAAGCTGAAACTTTGGTAAATAATAATGTTATTGCTGTTGCAGAAGGTGCAAACATGCCAACAACACCAGAAGCAATTGAAGTGCTTCAAAAAGCTAAAGTATTGTTTTCTCCAGGTAAAGCATCTAATGCAGGTGGAGTTGCTACTTCAGGTTTAGAAATGAGTCAAAACTCTTTACGTTATAATTGGACTAGAGAAGAAGTAGATGCTAAACTAAATCAAATCATGGATGATATACATGCGTCTTGTGTAAAATATGGTACTCAAAAAGATGGAACCGTAGATTATGTTAAAGGCGCAAATGTTGCTGGATTTGTTAAAGTTGCAGACGCTATGTTAGCTCAAGGAGTCGTTTAAGATTTTATTGTAATTTTTATAAAAACCCCTTAGTTGCTTAATGTAACTAAGGGGTTTTCTGTTGTATAAAACAGACACACAATACAATAAATTATAGTATTTTTGAGTTTTATTAATTTACTTTTATAAATGTCTAAAATCAAAATAGTTTTCAATCTGTTTATTATAGTGCTTAGTTGTCTTTTTATGGTTAAGACTAATGCGCAAGATTTTTCTGACTCTTGGAAGGGTCATTTCTCATATTTAGACATTAAGGATGTGTCTCAAGGAAGCACTAAAATTATTGCTGCTGCAGAAAATGCTGTATTTATTTATGACAAAAACACTAATGTAATAGATAAACTTTCTACAATTAATGGGTTATCTGGAGAAACTATTTCTGCTATACAATATATAGAGGACAGTAGTTTGGTACTACTAGGTTTTGAAAATGGTTTAATTCAAATTTATAAAGAAAGTGATAATACTATTTTATCTGTTGTAGATATTCTTGAAAAGCCAACAATTCCACCTAGTGATAAAAAAATTAATCATTTTAATGTTTTTGATGGAAAAGCATATGTTTCTACAGATTACGGAATTTCTGTTTACGATATAAATAGTTTTGAGTTTGGTGACACCTATTACATAGGATCAAATGGTACGCAAATAGTTGTTTCGCAAACTACTATTTTTGAAGATAAAATTTTTGCAGCAACCTCTATAGGTATTAAAAGTGGAGCATTGTCAAATCCAAATTTAATAGATTATCAAGAATGGAACCATTTAGTAGGGTTTTATTGGTTAGGTATACAGACAGTTGGTGATAAGTTGTTTGCGACAAGAACAAATAGAAGTGTTTATGAATATACAACTAGTGGTGTTCAACTTAAAGCAACTTATCCAAACAATATTGTAGATATTAGAGCTTTTGACAATCAATTAATTGTTACTACAGAGAAAGAAGCTAATGTATATAATCCAGAGGGATTTGTAAATTTAGCGCAAGTAGGAAACATACCTGAATATATTACTAACTACACATGTGCTGTAATTGATGAGGCTAATCAGATTTACGTAGGTACTATAGGGACACTTTCAACAGCAAAACCTGGTTATGGTTTGTTAAAAACAAATGTTACTGACACCTCTATTCAAGAGGAAATACATCCTGACAGCCCATTATTAAACAAGTTTTTTAAAATAAAAACTTTAGCAGGTCATATTTATGGAACACATGGAGGTTATGATGTAACATATAACCCTTATGCAATTACTACTAGAAAATCTGGGATAAGTCATTATTTTGATGATGCTTGGCAAAATATTACCTACGATTCTATTCAGCCAATTACTGCTTTTCCATGGTCTTTTACTCATATATCTATTAATCCATTTAATCCTAACTTAGCATATATTAGTTCTTCTGTATATGGCGTCTTAGCTTTGGAGAATAATGAGCCAACGGAATTTTTTAACGGAGAAAACAGTACTATACAACCCTTTTTTACAGACAATCACTTTGTTTTTGCATCAACTTTTGATAGCCAAGGAACATATTGGGTTTTAAATGCAAGGTATGAGTCTCCTTTAAATAGGTATAAGGATGGTGAGTGGACTTCATATAGCTTTTTAGATTTAATAGATCCAGCAACCAGTAATAATGGTTTTTCATCCATAGTTTTTGACGCTAATAATAATGTTTTTATGGGTACTCATCAATATGGTCTAATAGGATTTAACGAAAATGGAGGGAATTATATTTTTGAAAATATTGTTGAAGAAGAAGAGAATATGCCTTCTCCATCAGTAAAGTGTATTGCTATAGACCGTAATGACCAACTATGGTTTGGTACCGATAAAGGTTTAAGAATTGTTTATAATACAGAGCAATTTATGTCAGGATCTCCAGAAGTTGATAATATTGTGGTGTTAGATGATGGTATTGCTAGAGAGTTATTATTTCAACAATACATAACAGATATAGAGGTAGATGGATCTAATAATAAATGGATTGCTACATTGGATACAGGTTTGTATTATTTTTCGTCAGACGGTCAAGAAACCATCTTTCATTTTACAAAAGATAATTCACCTTTACCTACAAACGATGTTTTAGATGTAGATATTGATAGTGTAAACGGTATTATATATATAGCTACTGACAAAGGTATGGTATCCTTTCAGTCGGATGCCTCTAAACCTAAAAGTACCTTAGAAGATGCTTACGTATACCCAAATCCAGTACGACCTAATTTCAATATCCTAACCGAGAAGGTTAAAATTAGAGACATATCAGAAAACGTAAACATTAAAATTGTTGATATTGAAGGTAATTTGGTAGCAGAAGCAGAGTCTAGAACAAACTCTAGATTTAAAGGTTATAACCTTGAAATAGATGGTGGTACAGCACTATGGAATGGTAAAAATTTAGGAGGTAATATTGTGGCATCTGGTGTTTATCTAATCATGCTAAACGATTTAGATACCTTTGAAACTAAAGTGTTAAAAGTGATGGTGGTTAGATAATGTTAACAACAACAAACGCTATTGTTCTCTCAAAACTTAGATTTAAAGATAACGACTTAATTGTTAAGTGTTATACTCAAAAACAAGGTGCGGTTAGTTACTTGCTTAAAGGGGTTTTGTCCTCCAAAAAAGGCAATAAAAAAGTGGCTTACTTTCAATCGTTATCTCAACTCCAATTAAACACAGACTACAAACCTAATAGGTCGCTGCAATATATAAAAGATGTAAAAACAGATTTTTTGTATACTTCACTTCATACAAATATATTAAAAAGTGCAATTGTAATGTTCTTGGCAGAAATCTTAGCTCAGGCATTACAAGAAGAAGAACAAAATGATGCACTTTATAGGTATATACAAATCACATTACAGTGGTTAGATGCTAATGATAGTTATTCAAATTTTCATCTATTATTTCTTTTGGATTTAACTAAGTATCTTGGTTTTTATCCAGATCAAACAGAGATTGATACAGCTTCATATTTTAATTTAATGGATGGCGAGTTTCAGCATGAAAACAATTCTAAATATGCCATTACTGGCGAAAATTTAACACTATTAAAACAGTTGTTAGGCATGACATTTGATGATATAAAAACCATTAAAATTAGTGCAAAACAGAGGCAATCATTTTTAACTATAATTTTAGTCTATTTTGAACTACATTTAGGCAACTTTAAAAAACCAAAATCTTTACAAATCCTCAATGATGTTTTTAATTAAAAATATGAAATTATTATTAAGTTTTTTTCTAATAACTTTTTTTACACTTTCCTTGTCTGCGCAATCAATTACAGTGATTGATATAGACTCTAATCAACCCATTGCAGGCGTAGCTATTTACAATAAAAGTCAATCCAAAAGTCAAATTACTAATATAGATGGTATGGCTGATTTAACCAATTTTAATGCTTCAGAGGTGCTATTCTTTCAGCATATTTCACACACAATACATCAAGTTAAAAAAAGTAATATTACTAATAGTAAAGTCTTCCTTGAGTCTAATGAACAAGGTTTGGACGAAATTGTTATCTCTGCCTCAAATTTTGGACAAACAAAACGGGAGATTCCTAAAACAATAGCCACCATAAATGCCAAGGATATAAGCTTTACTAATCCTCAGACTAGTGCAGATTTATTAGAGGGAACAGGTCAGGTATATATACAAAAAAGTCAATTAGGAGGTGGTAGTCCAATGATTAGAGGTTTTTCTACCAACAGATTACTAATTACTGTGGATGGAGTAAGAATGAATAACGCTATTTTTAGAGGTGGAAATCTTCAAAATGTTATTTCTATAGACCCTTTATCTATTCAAAATACAGAGGTAACTTTAGGTGCAGGTTCTATTATTTATGGTAGTGATGCAATTGGTGGTGTAATGAGTTTTTATACTAAAAAACCTGAGTTTTCTTATACAGATACGCTTAACGTAAAAAGCAATGTATTGATGCGTTATGCCACTGCTAGTAAAGAAAAAACGGGACATATTGATTTAAATTTTGGTCTAAAAAATTGGGCGTTTTTAACTAATGTTAGCTACACGGATTTTGGAGATTTAAGAATGGGTAGTCATGGTCCTTCAGAATATCTAAGACCAGAGTTTGTAGTTACAAATAATAATCAAGATGTTGTAGTGCCTAATGATAATCCCAAAATTCAGAAAACAACAGGTTATGATCAAATTAATGTTATGCAAAAGGTTAGTTATAAAGCTAATGATGATTTAGATTTTGATTTAGGATTGTTCTATACCACAACCTCTGATTACTCAAGATATGACAGGTTGATACGTTATAGAGGTGATGATTTAAGATCTGCAGAATGGAGTTATGGACCACAAAAATGGTTTATGTCTAATTTAAGTGTTACAAAAAGAAGTAGTAATGCAACGTTTTATGACAACATAAAAACAACTTTAGCTTATCAAAATTTTCAAGAAAGTAGAATGGATAGAGATTTTCAGGATACGGATAGAAATGTTAGAGAGGAGTCTGTGGATGCAGTTTCGTTTAATATAGATTTTGAAAAAGAACTAAGCGCGACATCAAAAATATTTTATGGTTTTGAATATGTGTATAATAAAGTAGGATCAATTGGTTTTACTGAAAATATAGAGAATAATACTACTGAAAACACAGTATCTCGTTATCCAGATGGAGCCACTTGGCAAAGTGCAGCTCTTTATGCTAGCTACAAATTTAGACCAACCAAAAAGTTTGTTTTTCAGACAGGTTTAAGATATAATACAGTAATTCAAAAAGTAGATTTTACAGATAATAACCAGTTTTTAAATTTACCATTTTCAGAATCTAATAATACCGCAAATGCTTTAACAGGTACTGCAGGCGTAACGTTTGTACCTAATGAGACATTACAATGGAAATTTAACTTGTCCTCTGCTTTCAGAGCACCAAATGTTGATGATACAGGAAAGGTATTTGACTCAGAACCAGGATCTGTTGTAGTACCAAATGATGATTTAGACCCAGAATATGCCTATAGTGGAGAGTTAGGTTTAAAGTTAAATTTTGATAAAGTGGTTATTTTTGATATGGCAACATATTATACTTATTTGGATAATGCTTTGGTTAGAAGAGATGGTACTTTAAATGGTGAATCACAGATTATCTATGATGGCGAGCTAAGTAATGTGCAATCAATGCAAAACGCTTCTAAATCTTGGATATATGGTTTTGAAGTTGGAGCACAAGTTAATTTTTCGGATGCTTTTAAATTAACATCTCAATATAACATTATTGGTGGTACAGAGGAAACAGATGGTGTAGAAGTACCAGTTAGACATGTTGTGCCTAATTTTGGAAACACACATTTAGTATGGCAAAAAAATAAGGTTAAAGTAGATGGTTTTGTTAATTATAATAATGCGTTGTCATTTGACCAATTAGCACCTTCAGAAGCTGAAAAAGATTACATATACGCATTGGATCAAAACGGTAAGCCTTACTCACCATCTTGGTACACTTTAAATTTAAGGACGCAATACGAAATTGGTGATTCTGTATTGGTGTCTGCTGCTTTAGAGAATATTACAGATCAACGCTACAAAACATATTCTTCAGGGATTGCGGCTCAAGGTAGGAACCTGATAGTCTCCTTACAGTACACATTATAACAAAAAAAACCTCAATGTAAATATTGAGGTTTTTTTATAGTTATTTTTTTAAAGCTTTTTTACTAAGTATTGTGCCATTACTTAATTCAATTTGTGCAATATAAGCAGTTGGATTAAGGTTTGTAAGGTTGTAAGTTTCGGTGTTATTTTCTCCTTTTAAATTGTATAACAATCTACCCAACATATCATAAATTTTTATAGATTTTATGGTCAGGTCTTTGTTGTTTAATGAAAACGTCACAGTATCATCCTGGTCTTCGTAAATAATTAAACTCTCAGATGTAATAAGTGTTTCGTTAACAGATAAACTAGGTTGGTTAAATACAATTTCAAATCTATTATTAAATTCACCTGCTTCTGTAGTAAATGAATAATCTCCTGCATTTAAATCTTGATAAGTGTTAATAAGATTATCTTTTAAGTAAATCGTGTTGTTTGATAAAAATTCACCTTGAAACTGATTAATAGATATAGTATAAATTGTTGGTGTATTAATGTTATTGAAAAAACCTAGGTTTATAGTTTCGTTTAAATCTAAATCGCTTGGTGATTTACCTTGAATTGCTAATTTTTTTGAGTCACTTGGTAATACTGAGTAAAATGAAAAATCTGCAATGGTTGCACCATTTTTTTTAGCATCGTAATATGCTCCATCATTGGCAGCAGTTGCACCAGGAACATAACCAATAACTGTTTGGTTAAACAAACCTGTATCTGTTGTCATATTTAACCATAATTTGTTATTTGTAATTGTAGCTGTAGCTGAATTTGTATTGGATGCTCTAAAAAACTGAGTGTTATTATTTGTAACACGCATGGCATTGTTAAAAGTAACAGTACCAGTTGTAGATGCAGGATTGTCTGAATATGTTACAAAAAAACCTTGACCAGAAGGTATGTGTCTAGTAGGTGTTATTCCGTCTCCACCAGCAAGTTCTGCTGTTCCATTAATTCTGGCATAGTCACTAAACGAAAAATTTAAGGCTTGATTACCATTAGCTGTACCATCAGGAGCTGTTGCATGTGACCATAAATATAATTCGCCATCAAGTTTACCATTGGTTGGATTAGATAGGTAATTGTTTTCGGCAAAAAATAAATCAACGTCAATAGCAGAAGGATACGGATTACCTATTAAATTCCAGTTGGTGTCATTTGTTTCGGTATCATTTCTCTGAACAGGAACAGTTATATTTCCATTATTTAAAGTACCTCTAAATGAATAGCTATAACTACCAGCTCCAAAAATGAAAGCGTCTTGAGAATGTGTAGCTGTATAACCAACTCCAGGAGTCATTAAATCGCTAGATCCTTTTAAAAACCAAACATCTCCATTGTCATCGATGTCATCTACTCCAGAACCATTAACTAAGGTGTTATCATTATTTGTTTCGTATTGTGAGTCTACAAAGTTTGCTGCATTAAATTCAAATCGTCTATATTGACTAGATTGAAACAAGGCGTTGCCAAAAGTTTCGTTAGCAACAGGAGAACTCCAATAGGTGTATTCATACCATTGATTAATAAAGGATGTATTTCTTTCTACTACAGCTGCATTATCTGTTGTAAAAAAGGAACTACCTGTATCATCATAAGTTGCAGAGTTGTCTACTTGTACAAAAGATCCTGTATTTTGAATAGCTATACGACCATTATTTGTTACATCTGTAATAATTTGGACATACTCGTTAGATGAAACGGTAAGATTAACTCCAGGATTTATAACTAGGCTACAAGCAGTAAAACTAGGTTGACCAACAGTACTAGTGTTGTAGTTGCTAGCCAAAATAGCAGTGGTAGATCTGTTTGGAGTTGTTGGTAGCCAATTTGTGCCATCCCAAGTTACAGTTGAGGTGCAATTTTGAGTTCCCCAAATCTCAATGTTATCTATAGCTATATCTTCATGATTTCCGTTTAATCGTATTCTAATACTTATGTCTAAAAGGTTACCAGTTCCAGTAATTGGTCTAGTATGTTGTGTAAAAGTATCTGTAATTGCTACACCATCACCAATACCGTCAAAATCAGTATCTATTAAAGGCGTTCTGTTTGCGCCAACATTATCATTTTCTATCCATAATAAATTAGAGTTGGTTCCACTATTATCAATTTCGTATGTAAATCTTACATTATCACCATTATCCCAATGTTCTGTTCTAGTTCCACCGTTAGTAGTTTGGTCGTCTTCCGCTAAGTGTACTCTAAATTCTAAGTTTGTATAATTACTTATGTCTATATTTTCAATAAACAGTCTAGCAGGTAAAGGTGCTCCTTCACCATCTGTGTCTTGTGCTGCAAAGTAAAAGCCTCCTTGTAAATTATTAAATAAGACTCCGTTTGTACCATGGTTAAAATCTGTTCCGTCTGTTCTTAAAAAGTAGTCGCGACCATTGTCTGTAAATTCGGCAATATTAGTCGTGTAGCCACCAGGAGTTTCAAAATTTAATTCGGCGATTTTAGTTTGTGATAAACAGAATGAAACGGTAAGTAAGCATACTATTAAATGTAAAGATTTAACTTGCATTGAGGGTTTTTTAAAAAGATTATAGCAAGTTAAATATAGTTTGTAAACTTTTTTAGAACAAAAAACTCCAACTTTATTAGTTGAAGTTCTTTTTTCTGTGATAAAGTGTAAGTTGTGATTACTGTTTGATAGCTTTTTTAGAAATTAATTGGCCATCACTTAATTGTATATTTGCGATGTAGGAAGCTTGACTTAGGTTTGAAAGGTTGTAAGTTTCGGTATTAGAGTTTCCTTTTAAATCATATAATAATCGACCTAAAACATCATATATTTTAATAGACTTTATGGTTAAGTTTTGACTTGTTAAGCTAAATGTTATATCGTTATTTTTGTTTTCGATTATCGAAATATTTTGTGTTACAATTGTTTCTTCGTCAATGGAAAGGCTTGAGTCTTTAAACACGATTTCAAACCTATCATTAAAGGTTCCTATCTCTGATGTGAAATTATAGTCGCTATTTGATAAGTTATGAAGACTTGACAATAAGTTGTCTTTTAAATAAACGGTATTGTTGGATAAAAAGTCTCCTTCTAGTTGTGCTATTGAAAACGTGTATACCGTTGCTGTTGTAATATTTGTATTAAATCCTACAGGTATTACTTCGTCTATAGTTAAGCTCTCTGGAGCTTTACCTTGTATGGCTAGCTTATCAGAATCACCAGGAACTGCAGTAAATATTTCGGCAGCATTATTATTATAAAGTGTTTTGTTAGCGTCATAGGATTTACTGTCTTTTCCGTCTGTTGCACCATTTACATAAGCTACTAGTATTTGATGAAACACACCTGTGTCTGAGGTTAGGTTTACCCAAAGTCTGTTGCTTAATGCATTGCTAGATCTAAAAAACTGGTCATTACTTGTGGCATCCGCAGTACGTAAACTATTATTAAACGTTACACTACTGTTAGCAACTCCTTGTACAAAAAAGGCTTGACCAGATGGTATATAGCTGGTTGGTATAATACCATCTCCTCCTGCTGTGTTACCACTTCCAGTTGTAATGATGGCATAATCACTACTATTAAAATTTGCGCCTTCATTTCCGCTTGCATTTGCATTTGCAAGTGTATTGTGTGACCATAAATAAGCGACACCTTGTATAGAAGCAGCGTTATTAGTTAAAAATGCATTAGCATCTATTGCAGATGGATAAGGGTTACCAATTAAATTCCAGTCTTCATCTCCATTTGCTCCATTATAAGCAATTGGGCTAGTAATAATTCCCGTATTAAATGCGCCTTCAAAAGTGTAAGTGTATTGTGAACCGACAGAAAAACCAATTGGCGAATGCATAGATATGTATCCAACACCAGGAGTCATAACTGTGCTTCCTGGTATTAATGCCCAATCATTTCCATCGTCATCAATTCCGTCTGGTCCAGGAGTAAAAGTATTAGTGTTATTGATTTCAGTTAGATTATCTAAAAAGTTAACAGCATTAAATACATAGCGTCGACTTGGGTTAGCAAAAGCTAAACCTTGTCCAATGGTAGTATTTTCCACTGGCGAACTCCAATAGGTGTATTCATAAATACTATTAAGTGGTGTGGTGCGTTTGTTAACTAAGGATACTCCATCAGTATTTAGCGTAAATGCTGCTGCATCGTTGTTCTGAACAAAGTTTCCTTGTGTTTCGACATATAATTCTCCGTCAACAACAACGTCATTTTCAATTTCCACGTAAGTGTTATTATTTACGGTTAATCTAAATTCTGTTCCAGAAGGATTACTATTAATAGTTAAAGAGCATGCGCTAAAACTACCAAAGGTCGCAGTGTCATAACTATCGTTTATGATTACTTTGGTGTTTAAGTTTGGAGCACCATTGTCCCAAGCGCCCAAAGTCCATGTTGTTGTGCCTATGTTTATACGTGCTGCATTTGTGGCAGTACTACAAGATGCATCTTCAGTCACCTCGCAATAAAATTGGTAACCTTGTAGGTCTGCTCCTGTGATTGATAATGTGGTTGAGGTTTCTCCTGTTACTGTCCCTGGAGTAAAAGAGGTGCTAACCACACTAGTCCAGCCATTAGAAACTGTATCATTATAGTACCATTGGTAGGTTAAAGTTCCTGAGTTTCCTGGTGTTGCTGCTGCTGTAAATACAATAGCGTCGTTACAATTATCTATATCCTGAGGCTGTAAAGTTATTGTAGGTGCATTATTAAGAATAACAAAAGTACCTAAGCCACTTGTGTCTCCTGAGGTTGCAGTCGTCCATTCTGTAGCATCAAATGCAGTATTTGGGCTAACAACGTCAGTATTTCTTCTGTAGACATAACCTGGAGTACCAATTAGCGTGTCATGGAAGTCATCCACAACAACGCTTGTTGCTATTAAGGTAAGCTCAAGCCTATCGTCATCATTAAATCCTGCTGTAGAGCCACCAAAGATAAAATCATGTGCACTTCCTGTGTCTGTACTAACCTTTCCTACCAATACTTGACCATCAGC
The genomic region above belongs to Olleya sp. Hel_I_94 and contains:
- a CDS encoding two-component regulator propeller domain-containing protein, whose product is MVKTNAQDFSDSWKGHFSYLDIKDVSQGSTKIIAAAENAVFIYDKNTNVIDKLSTINGLSGETISAIQYIEDSSLVLLGFENGLIQIYKESDNTILSVVDILEKPTIPPSDKKINHFNVFDGKAYVSTDYGISVYDINSFEFGDTYYIGSNGTQIVVSQTTIFEDKIFAATSIGIKSGALSNPNLIDYQEWNHLVGFYWLGIQTVGDKLFATRTNRSVYEYTTSGVQLKATYPNNIVDIRAFDNQLIVTTEKEANVYNPEGFVNLAQVGNIPEYITNYTCAVIDEANQIYVGTIGTLSTAKPGYGLLKTNVTDTSIQEEIHPDSPLLNKFFKIKTLAGHIYGTHGGYDVTYNPYAITTRKSGISHYFDDAWQNITYDSIQPITAFPWSFTHISINPFNPNLAYISSSVYGVLALENNEPTEFFNGENSTIQPFFTDNHFVFASTFDSQGTYWVLNARYESPLNRYKDGEWTSYSFLDLIDPATSNNGFSSIVFDANNNVFMGTHQYGLIGFNENGGNYIFENIVEEEENMPSPSVKCIAIDRNDQLWFGTDKGLRIVYNTEQFMSGSPEVDNIVVLDDGIARELLFQQYITDIEVDGSNNKWIATLDTGLYYFSSDGQETIFHFTKDNSPLPTNDVLDVDIDSVNGIIYIATDKGMVSFQSDASKPKSTLEDAYVYPNPVRPNFNILTEKVKIRDISENVNIKIVDIEGNLVAEAESRTNSRFKGYNLEIDGGTALWNGKNLGGNIVASGVYLIMLNDLDTFETKVLKVMVVR
- the recO gene encoding DNA repair protein RecO; the protein is MLTTTNAIVLSKLRFKDNDLIVKCYTQKQGAVSYLLKGVLSSKKGNKKVAYFQSLSQLQLNTDYKPNRSLQYIKDVKTDFLYTSLHTNILKSAIVMFLAEILAQALQEEEQNDALYRYIQITLQWLDANDSYSNFHLLFLLDLTKYLGFYPDQTEIDTASYFNLMDGEFQHENNSKYAITGENLTLLKQLLGMTFDDIKTIKISAKQRQSFLTIILVYFELHLGNFKKPKSLQILNDVFN
- a CDS encoding THC0290_0291 family protein — its product is MFNLKQLILVILILLSTSNAFSQLGFSHEIGIITGPVAFKSDFGERNDFSTNSGNTGFGIGLVHYINFAYQADCNCYTTDNYFNDHFKLRTEISYNKTKLDHHGLFVQPEQTSADADRLRAHSGEANNFDIGMQLEYFPLSIRSFQAFGYRLAPFVSLGAHYVSFNPKVSTSYLGEGDPGNINNLNNFYNPWSRPPLENPIDVSGGSTWSVVSSIGVRYKLNTISDLMLDLRGQYYFNDWIDGLNHQLEYNKYNDWLVWLNVGYIYYLD
- a CDS encoding cystathionine gamma-synthase, with translation MKFNTKTIHGGQKPDPAYGAVMPPIYQTSTYAQSTPGGHKGFEYSRSHNPTRQALEKAFASLENGDFGLAFGSGLAAIDAVMKLLKPGDEVISTNDLYGGTYRLFTKIFEGFGIKFHFVGMDNAANIEKYINANTKLIWVETPTNPMLNIIDIAAASKISKKHNVLLAVDNTFATPYLQQPLDLGADIVMHSATKYLGGHSDLVMGALIVKDQDLAKKLYFIQNASGAICGPQDAFLALRGIKTLHVRMQRHCENGKAVAEFLKSHPKVETVYWPGFDTHPNHTIAKQQMRDFGGMVSFVTKGNNYDQAIKFVENLKVFTLAESLGGVESLCGHPASMTHASIPKAEREKIGVVDSMIRLSVGIEDAEDLINDLQQALG
- the gdhA gene encoding NADP-specific glutamate dehydrogenase, which translates into the protein MKDKIEAFLDLVKQKNGNEPEFLQAVHEVAETVIPFIEENPKYQGKMLLERMVEPERTIIFRVPWIDDKGNTQVNRAFRVEFNSAIGPYKGGLRFHPSVNLSILKFLGFEQLFKNSLTTLPMGGGKGGSDFDPKGKSDNEVMRFCQSFMTELFRHIGANTDVPAGDIGVGGREIGYMFGQYKRLKNEFTGVLTGKGLSYGGSLIRPEATGYGTVYFAKNMLATKNDSFKGKTVVISGSGNVAQYACEKATELGGKVVTMSDSSGYIYDKDGIDADKLAYIMEIKNVNRGRISEYVDKYSSATFHEGERPWSVKCDIAMPCATQNELDKSEAETLVNNNVIAVAEGANMPTTPEAIEVLQKAKVLFSPGKASNAGGVATSGLEMSQNSLRYNWTREEVDAKLNQIMDDIHASCVKYGTQKDGTVDYVKGANVAGFVKVADAMLAQGVV